The proteins below come from a single Lactobacillus johnsonii genomic window:
- a CDS encoding DNA-directed RNA polymerase subunit beta, with translation MFSLLGHAVNYGSHRTRRSFSRIKEVLKLPNLTDVQTQSYKWFLNEGIREMFDDIMPISDFSGKLSLEFVDYKLLKPKYTLEEARDHDANYSAPLHVTLKLTNHETGEIKTQDVFFGEFPLMTDSGTFVINGAERVIVSQLVRSPGVYYHSDFDKNGRQIFGATVIPNRGAWLEYETDAKDLAYVRIDRTRKLPLTVLIRALGFGSDSEIADMFGESDSIRFTLEKDIHKNPADSRVAEALKDIYERLRPGEPKTTDSSRSLLYARFFDPRRYDLAPVGRYKINKKLSLKNRLLRQTLAETLADPDTGEIIAKKGDVVTHELLDKLSPYLDRDDFKMVTYEPSKEGVLPDPVTVQEIKVYSKVDPERVVKLMSNGHIADDVKHLTPADVLASINYFFDLQDNIGTTDDIDHLGNRRIRRVGELLQNQFRIGLARMERVVRERMSIQDISTVTPQQLINIRPVVASVKEFFGSSQLSQFMDQNNPLGELTHKRRMSALGPGGLSRDRAGYEVRDVHYTHYGRLCPIETPEGPNIGLINSLATYAIVNKYGFIETPYRRVSWDTHKVTDKIDYLTADVEDNYIIAGANARLNEDGSFKDKIVLARHKEDNLEVTPDKIDYMDVIPKQVVSVTSACIPFLENDDSNRALMGANHQRQAVPLINPHAPIVGTGMEYRAAHDSGDALVAKAPGVVEYVDANEIRIRRDDDTLDKYVLEKFRRSNATKNYNQTPAVKQGERVVADEVIADGPAMENGELALGQNPIIAFLTWNMYNYEDAVMISERMVKDDVYTSIHIEDYESEARDTKLGPEEITREIPNVGEDALKDLDEEGIVRIGAEVQDGDILVGKVTPKGVTELSAEERLLHAIFGEKVREVRDTSLRVPHGGGGIVQNVQVFTREAGDELPPGVNKMVRVYIVQKRKIQVGDKMSGRHGNKGTIALVCPEEDMPYLPDGRPVDICLNPMGVPSRMNIGQVLELHLGIAAKQLGIHVATPVFDGASEDDMWNMVREAGIGKDGKTVLYDGRTGEPFHNRVSVGIMYYLKLTHMVDDKIHARSIGPYSLVTQQPLGGKAQFGGQRFGEMEVWALEAYGAAYTLQEILTYKSDDVVGRVKAYEAIVKGERIPKPGVPESFRVLVKELQSLGLDIKVLDMDHKEIELRDMDDDSNDHFNIDTLSKLAEQQEKKKLAEEAAKKDDKPDEPVDESDSSTSSDDKVSK, from the coding sequence ATGTTTTCTTTGTTAGGACACGCTGTGAACTACGGTAGTCACCGGACAAGACGTAGCTTCTCTCGAATTAAAGAAGTATTGAAGTTACCTAACTTGACTGATGTACAAACGCAATCTTACAAGTGGTTTCTTAATGAAGGTATTCGTGAAATGTTTGACGACATTATGCCGATTTCAGACTTTTCAGGAAAACTTTCTTTAGAGTTTGTTGATTACAAGCTCTTGAAGCCAAAATACACTCTTGAAGAAGCACGTGATCACGATGCTAATTACTCTGCTCCTCTTCATGTAACTTTGAAGTTAACCAACCATGAGACCGGAGAAATTAAGACTCAAGACGTCTTCTTTGGAGAATTCCCATTAATGACTGATTCAGGAACTTTCGTTATTAATGGTGCTGAGAGAGTTATTGTTTCTCAGCTTGTTAGATCTCCTGGTGTTTACTACCATTCAGATTTTGATAAAAATGGTCGCCAAATTTTCGGTGCTACAGTTATTCCTAACCGTGGTGCATGGCTTGAATATGAAACTGATGCTAAAGATTTAGCTTATGTTCGTATCGATCGTACTCGTAAGCTTCCTTTAACTGTTTTAATTCGTGCTTTAGGATTTGGTTCTGATAGTGAAATTGCGGATATGTTTGGTGAAAGTGATTCAATTCGTTTCACTTTAGAAAAAGATATCCACAAGAATCCTGCTGATTCTCGCGTTGCAGAAGCATTAAAGGATATTTACGAAAGATTACGTCCAGGTGAACCTAAGACAACTGATTCATCTCGTTCACTTTTATATGCTAGATTCTTTGATCCAAGAAGATATGATTTAGCTCCAGTTGGTCGTTATAAGATCAATAAGAAACTTTCTTTAAAGAATCGTTTACTAAGACAAACTTTGGCTGAAACTTTAGCTGATCCTGATACTGGTGAAATCATTGCTAAAAAGGGTGACGTTGTTACCCACGAACTTCTTGATAAATTATCACCTTACTTAGATCGTGATGACTTTAAGATGGTAACTTATGAACCTTCAAAGGAAGGTGTGTTACCTGATCCAGTAACAGTTCAAGAAATTAAGGTATATTCTAAAGTTGATCCTGAACGTGTAGTTAAGTTAATGTCTAACGGCCACATTGCAGATGATGTTAAACATTTAACTCCTGCTGATGTATTGGCATCAATTAACTACTTCTTCGACCTTCAAGATAATATTGGTACTACTGATGATATTGACCACTTAGGTAACCGTCGTATTCGTCGTGTAGGTGAATTACTTCAAAACCAATTTAGAATTGGTTTAGCAAGAATGGAACGTGTTGTACGTGAAAGAATGTCAATCCAAGACATTTCTACTGTTACACCACAACAATTAATCAATATTCGTCCTGTTGTTGCTTCAGTTAAGGAATTCTTTGGTTCATCACAATTATCACAATTTATGGATCAAAACAACCCACTTGGTGAGTTAACTCACAAGCGTCGTATGTCAGCCTTAGGACCTGGTGGTTTGTCTCGTGACCGTGCTGGATATGAAGTTCGTGACGTGCACTATACTCACTATGGTCGTCTATGTCCTATTGAAACTCCTGAAGGACCTAACATTGGTTTGATTAACTCTTTAGCAACTTACGCTATTGTTAACAAGTATGGTTTCATTGAAACACCATATCGTCGTGTTTCTTGGGATACTCACAAGGTTACTGATAAGATCGACTACTTAACTGCTGATGTAGAAGATAATTACATTATTGCTGGTGCTAACGCTCGCTTAAATGAAGATGGTTCTTTCAAAGATAAGATTGTTTTAGCCCGTCATAAGGAAGATAACCTAGAAGTTACCCCTGATAAGATTGACTACATGGACGTTATTCCTAAGCAAGTAGTTTCAGTAACTTCTGCATGTATTCCTTTCCTTGAAAACGACGACTCTAACCGTGCTTTGATGGGAGCTAACCACCAACGTCAAGCTGTTCCATTGATTAATCCACATGCACCAATTGTTGGTACTGGTATGGAATACCGTGCAGCACATGACTCTGGGGATGCATTAGTTGCTAAAGCTCCTGGTGTGGTTGAATATGTTGATGCAAACGAAATTAGAATTAGAAGAGACGATGATACTTTAGATAAGTATGTTCTTGAAAAATTCCGTCGTTCAAACGCAACTAAGAACTACAACCAAACTCCAGCTGTTAAGCAAGGTGAACGAGTAGTTGCAGATGAAGTTATTGCTGATGGTCCAGCAATGGAAAACGGCGAATTAGCTCTAGGTCAAAACCCAATCATTGCATTCTTGACTTGGAACATGTACAACTATGAAGATGCCGTTATGATTTCTGAACGTATGGTTAAAGATGATGTCTACACTTCTATCCATATTGAAGATTATGAATCAGAAGCTCGTGATACTAAGTTAGGACCTGAAGAAATCACACGTGAAATTCCAAATGTTGGTGAAGATGCACTTAAAGACCTTGATGAAGAAGGTATTGTTCGCATAGGTGCTGAAGTTCAAGATGGTGATATCTTAGTTGGTAAAGTAACCCCTAAGGGTGTGACTGAATTATCAGCTGAAGAACGTTTGCTTCACGCTATTTTTGGTGAAAAAGTTCGTGAAGTTCGTGATACTTCCTTGCGTGTACCTCACGGTGGTGGCGGTATTGTTCAAAACGTTCAAGTATTCACTCGTGAAGCAGGCGACGAATTGCCACCTGGTGTAAATAAGATGGTTCGTGTTTACATCGTTCAAAAACGTAAGATTCAAGTCGGTGACAAGATGTCTGGTCGTCACGGAAACAAGGGTACTATTGCCTTAGTTTGTCCTGAAGAAGATATGCCATACTTACCAGATGGTCGTCCAGTAGATATTTGTTTGAACCCAATGGGTGTGCCTTCACGTATGAACATTGGACAGGTTCTTGAATTACACTTGGGTATTGCTGCTAAACAGCTTGGTATTCACGTTGCTACTCCAGTATTTGATGGTGCTTCTGAAGATGATATGTGGAATATGGTTCGTGAAGCTGGTATTGGAAAAGATGGTAAAACTGTTCTTTACGATGGACGTACTGGTGAACCATTCCACAACCGTGTTTCAGTAGGTATTATGTACTACTTGAAGTTGACTCACATGGTTGATGATAAGATCCACGCACGTTCAATTGGGCCTTACTCACTTGTTACTCAACAACCACTTGGTGGTAAAGCACAATTTGGTGGTCAGCGTTTCGGTGAAATGGAAGTTTGGGCTCTTGAAGCTTATGGTGCTGCTTACACACTACAAGAAATCTTAACTTACAAGTCAGATGACGTTGTAGGTCGTGTTAAGGCTTATGAAGCTATTGTTAAGGGCGAAAGAATTCCAAAACCTGGTGTTCCAGAATCATTCCGCGTTCTTGTTAAAGAACTACAATCTCTTGGTTTAGATATCAAGGTGTTGGATATGGATCATAAAGAAATTGAGTTACGTGATATGGATGATGACTCTAACGATCATTTCAACATCGATACTTTATCTAAACTTGCTGAACAACAAGAAAAGAAGAAGTTAGCTGAAGAAGCTGCAAAAAAGGATGATAAGCCAGATGAACCTGTAGATGAAAGTGATTCTTCAACTTCATCTGATGATAAGGTTTCTAAGTAA
- the rpoC gene encoding DNA-directed RNA polymerase subunit beta', which yields MIDVNKFESMQIGLASPNKIRSWSYGEVKKPETINYRTLKPEKDGLFDERIFGPTKDWSCACGKYKGIRYRGIVCDRCGVEVTSAKVRRERMGHIELAAPVSHIWYFKGIPSRMGLVLDISPRALEEVIYFAAYIVIDAGDTDLEDKQLLTEAEYREKKAKFGDRFEAKMGAEAVKELLEQVDIDKEVHELKEELKTATGQKRTRAIRRLDILDAFKNSGNKPSWMVMDCIPVIPPDLRPMVQLDGGRFATSDLNDLYRRVINRNNRLKRLLDLNAPRIIVQNEKRMLQEAVDALIDNGRRGRPVVGPGNRPLKSLSHMLKGKQGRFRQNLLGKRVDYSGRSVIDVSPELKFYQCGVPRPMALELFKPFVMHELVKRGLASNIKNAKRKIDREDDDIWDILEDVIKERPVLLNRAPTLHRLGIQAFEPVLVPGKSIRLHPLACEAYNADFDGDQMAIHVPLSDEAVAESRLLMLAAHHILAPKDGKPIVTPSQDIVLGNYWLTQAERGREGEGMIFDSPAEAAIAYANGDIHYHTRIGLAADSMPEKPWPKGYEHGIFVTTYGKLVFNQIFPKDFYYINDPTQENLTHPVDERYFLQPGEDIHEKLDNMKLGQAFKKGFLSDSIAQIYKDYKVQRTSDFLDDLKELGYTVCTTSGLTIGVEDIPTISDKDDIVAEARKKVDVVSKQYRRGLITDEERHDRVISIWNNCKDIVQNEIAQIHAPRNPITIMADSGARGNISNFTQLAGMRGLMAAPNGGMMEIPVTSNFREGLSVLEMFMSTHGARKGMTDTALKTANSGYLTRRLVDVAQDVIIREEDCGTDRGLTVHAITEGDEMIEPLFDRLVGRYTSKSVYDPETHEVICPADVLMDEDMAHKIVDAGVTEVTIRSVFTCNTQHGVCKKCYGMNLATGDDVEVGEAVGTVAAQSIGEPGTQLTMRNFHNGGVAGAADITQGLPRVQELFEARNPKGRATISEVTGEVTSIEEDPAEHTRQITVKGQTDTRTYDVPYTASVAVAEGDHVVRGDKLTLGSIDPKELIRVRDALTTEKYILSEIQKAYRMQGVEIADKHVEVMARQMLQKVRILDPGETDILPGELMDIGEFKARNREVIISGGIPATAQSVILGITKAALETNSFLSAASFQETTRVLTDASIRGKNDPLLGLKENVIIGKIIPAGTGMPVYREMEPKVDVPEDEKKKSVYSIADIEKKLAAADAEKDNGSAD from the coding sequence TTGATCGACGTAAATAAGTTTGAAAGTATGCAAATCGGTTTGGCTTCTCCAAACAAGATCAGAAGTTGGTCTTATGGTGAAGTTAAAAAACCAGAAACTATCAACTATCGTACTTTGAAACCAGAAAAAGACGGTTTGTTCGATGAAAGAATCTTCGGACCAACTAAGGACTGGTCTTGTGCTTGTGGTAAGTACAAGGGTATTCGTTACCGTGGCATTGTTTGTGATAGATGTGGTGTTGAAGTTACTTCTGCTAAAGTTAGAAGAGAACGTATGGGTCACATTGAACTAGCTGCACCGGTTTCACATATCTGGTATTTCAAAGGTATCCCATCTCGTATGGGATTAGTCTTAGATATTTCACCTCGTGCATTGGAAGAAGTAATTTATTTTGCTGCTTACATTGTTATTGATGCAGGTGATACTGATCTTGAAGATAAACAACTTTTAACAGAAGCTGAATATCGTGAAAAGAAAGCAAAATTCGGTGACCGTTTTGAAGCTAAAATGGGTGCTGAAGCTGTAAAAGAACTTCTAGAACAAGTAGATATTGATAAAGAAGTTCATGAACTAAAAGAAGAATTAAAGACTGCTACTGGTCAAAAGAGAACTCGGGCTATCAGAAGATTAGACATCTTGGATGCCTTTAAAAATTCAGGTAACAAGCCTTCATGGATGGTTATGGATTGTATTCCTGTTATTCCACCAGACTTGAGACCAATGGTTCAACTTGATGGTGGACGTTTCGCAACTTCTGACTTGAATGATTTATACAGACGTGTAATCAACCGTAACAATCGTTTAAAGAGATTGTTAGACTTAAATGCACCAAGAATTATCGTTCAAAACGAAAAGCGTATGCTTCAAGAAGCAGTTGACGCATTAATTGACAATGGTAGACGTGGACGTCCAGTTGTCGGACCAGGTAATCGTCCTCTTAAATCTCTTTCTCACATGTTGAAAGGTAAGCAAGGACGTTTCCGTCAAAACTTACTTGGTAAACGTGTTGACTACTCAGGTCGTTCAGTTATCGATGTTTCACCTGAATTGAAGTTTTACCAATGTGGTGTACCACGTCCAATGGCTCTAGAATTATTTAAGCCATTTGTAATGCACGAATTAGTAAAACGTGGTTTAGCATCTAACATTAAGAATGCTAAGCGTAAGATTGATCGTGAAGATGATGATATCTGGGATATCTTAGAAGATGTAATTAAAGAAAGACCAGTTCTTTTAAACCGTGCACCTACTCTTCACCGTTTAGGTATTCAAGCCTTTGAACCAGTTCTGGTACCTGGTAAATCAATTCGTCTTCACCCACTTGCTTGTGAAGCTTACAATGCCGATTTTGATGGTGACCAGATGGCCATTCACGTTCCATTATCTGATGAAGCTGTAGCAGAATCACGTTTGCTGATGCTTGCTGCTCACCATATCTTGGCTCCTAAGGATGGTAAGCCAATCGTTACACCTTCTCAGGATATTGTTTTGGGTAACTACTGGTTAACTCAAGCAGAGCGTGGTCGTGAAGGTGAAGGAATGATCTTTGATTCACCAGCTGAAGCAGCTATTGCATATGCAAATGGTGATATTCACTATCATACTCGTATTGGTTTAGCAGCTGACTCAATGCCAGAAAAGCCATGGCCAAAGGGCTACGAACATGGAATTTTTGTAACTACTTACGGTAAGTTAGTATTCAACCAAATTTTCCCTAAGGATTTCTACTACATTAACGATCCTACTCAAGAGAATCTTACTCACCCAGTAGATGAAAGATACTTCTTACAACCAGGTGAAGATATCCATGAAAAGCTTGACAATATGAAACTTGGTCAAGCCTTTAAGAAGGGATTCTTATCAGATTCTATTGCTCAAATTTACAAGGATTACAAAGTTCAAAGAACTTCTGATTTCTTGGATGATTTGAAGGAACTAGGCTACACTGTATGTACTACTTCTGGTTTAACTATCGGTGTTGAAGATATCCCTACAATTAGTGATAAAGATGATATTGTAGCAGAAGCTCGTAAGAAAGTTGATGTTGTTTCTAAGCAATACCGTCGTGGTTTAATCACTGATGAAGAAAGACATGATCGAGTAATTAGTATTTGGAATAACTGTAAAGACATTGTTCAAAATGAAATTGCTCAAATTCATGCACCAAGAAACCCAATTACAATCATGGCCGATTCTGGTGCTCGTGGTAACATTTCTAACTTTACTCAGCTTGCTGGTATGCGTGGTTTGATGGCCGCTCCTAACGGAGGAATGATGGAAATTCCTGTTACTTCAAACTTCCGTGAAGGTTTGTCTGTTTTGGAAATGTTCATGTCCACTCACGGTGCTCGTAAGGGTATGACGGATACTGCCTTGAAGACTGCCAACTCTGGTTACTTAACTCGTCGTTTGGTAGACGTAGCTCAAGATGTCATTATTCGTGAAGAAGATTGTGGTACTGATCGTGGTTTAACTGTTCACGCAATTACTGAAGGCGATGAAATGATTGAACCATTATTTGACCGTTTAGTTGGTCGCTACACTTCTAAGAGTGTTTACGATCCAGAAACTCATGAAGTAATTTGTCCAGCTGATGTCTTAATGGACGAAGATATGGCTCATAAGATCGTTGATGCCGGAGTTACTGAAGTAACAATTCGTTCCGTATTTACTTGCAACACTCAACATGGTGTATGTAAGAAATGTTACGGTATGAACCTTGCTACTGGTGACGACGTTGAAGTTGGTGAAGCAGTTGGTACTGTTGCCGCTCAATCAATTGGTGAACCTGGTACTCAGTTAACTATGCGTAACTTCCACAACGGTGGTGTTGCCGGTGCTGCAGATATTACTCAAGGTTTACCTCGTGTTCAAGAGTTGTTTGAAGCTCGTAATCCTAAGGGTCGTGCTACAATTTCTGAAGTAACTGGTGAAGTAACTTCAATTGAAGAAGATCCAGCCGAACACACTCGTCAAATTACCGTTAAGGGACAAACTGATACTCGTACTTATGACGTACCATATACTGCTTCAGTAGCAGTTGCTGAAGGCGATCATGTTGTACGTGGAGATAAGTTGACTCTTGGTTCTATCGATCCTAAGGAATTGATTCGTGTACGTGATGCATTGACTACCGAAAAATACATTCTAAGTGAAATTCAAAAAGCTTATAGAATGCAGGGTGTAGAAATTGCCGACAAACACGTTGAAGTTATGGCACGTCAAATGCTTCAAAAGGTTCGTATTCTTGACCCAGGTGAAACCGATATCTTACCAGGTGAATTGATGGATATTGGTGAATTTAAGGCAAGAAACCGTGAAGTAATTATTTCCGGTGGTATTCCTGCTACTGCGCAAAGTGTAATTCTTGGTATTACCAAGGCCGCTCTTGAAACTAACAGTTTCTTATCTGCAGCTTCCTTCCAAGAAACTACTCGTGTTCTTACTGATGCTTCTATTCGTGGTAAGAACGATCCATTACTTGGTCTTAAGGAAAATGTTATTATTGGTAAGATTATTCCTGCAGGTACTGGTATGCCAGTTTACCGTGAAATGGAACCTAAAGTTGATGTTCCTGAAGATGAAAAGAAAAAGTCAGTTTATTCTATAGCTGATATTGAAAAGAAATTAGCTGCAGCTGATGCAGAGAAAGACAATGGTTCAGCTGACTAA
- the rpsL gene encoding 30S ribosomal protein S12, which translates to MPTINQLVRKGRHSKTTKSDSPALNYAYNSMKKKMNYNPAPQMRGVATRVGTMTPKKPNSALRKYARVRLSNLIEVTAYIPGIGHNLQEHSVVLIRGGRVKDLPGVRYHIIRGALDTAGVDGRKQGRSKYGAKKG; encoded by the coding sequence ATGCCAACAATTAACCAATTGGTTAGAAAAGGCCGTCACTCAAAGACGACTAAATCTGATTCACCAGCTTTAAACTATGCTTACAACAGCATGAAGAAAAAGATGAACTACAACCCAGCACCTCAAATGCGTGGAGTTGCAACTCGTGTAGGTACTATGACACCTAAGAAGCCTAACTCAGCTTTACGTAAGTACGCTCGTGTTCGTCTTTCAAACTTAATTGAAGTTACTGCTTACATCCCTGGTATTGGTCACAACTTACAAGAACACTCCGTTGTTTTAATTCGTGGTGGTCGTGTAAAGGACCTTCCTGGTGTTCGTTACCACATCATTCGTGGTGCTTTGGATACTGCAGGTGTTGATGGTAGAAAACAAGGCCGTTCTAAGTACGGTGCTAAGAAGGGTTAA
- a CDS encoding prepilin peptidase, with product MPTLFIYGLNFIFGTIIGSHLLVIVQRFGQENFISEKSHCDSCKIPLTLLNQIPIFSFIRYKGHCFFCKAPIPIEALYCELLGGIAFLPLNPYLDQSSYLFITFIFLISIFDYFDHSFPIFVLLPLIWLISLNRSFSSYDITEWILIITTILIFLIMNLKNKFGYGDTIIFIILIFYYDFYTAQYIFLLASILLLINHIVGDKRNTYPFVPFIFLSLIFYNFL from the coding sequence ATGCCAACATTATTCATTTATGGACTTAATTTTATATTCGGAACTATCATCGGTTCCCACTTGTTAGTAATCGTACAACGTTTTGGACAGGAAAATTTTATCTCAGAGAAATCTCACTGTGATAGTTGCAAAATTCCTCTTACCCTTCTTAATCAAATTCCTATATTTTCATTTATACGATATAAGGGACATTGCTTTTTCTGCAAGGCACCTATTCCTATAGAAGCATTATATTGTGAATTACTCGGTGGGATTGCATTTTTGCCTTTAAATCCCTATCTTGATCAATCTTCCTATTTATTCATTACCTTTATTTTTCTAATTAGTATCTTTGATTATTTTGACCACTCTTTTCCTATCTTTGTCCTTTTGCCGTTAATTTGGCTTATCTCTCTCAATCGTTCTTTTTCAAGCTACGACATAACTGAATGGATCCTAATAATTACTACAATTTTAATTTTTCTAATAATGAATTTAAAAAATAAATTCGGCTATGGTGATACAATCATTTTTATTATTCTGATTTTTTACTATGATTTTTATACTGCACAATATATTTTCCTTTTAGCTTCTATTCTTTTACTTATTAATCACATAGTTGGTGACAAACGAAACACCTATCCCTTTGTTCCTTTTATTTTTTTAAGTCTTATATTTTATAATTTTCTCTAA